One Nostocoides sp. HKS02 genomic window carries:
- a CDS encoding CaiB/BaiF CoA-transferase family protein, protein MNAPLEDIVVIDLSRALAGPHAGMMLGDMGARVIKVETPGTGDDTRGWGPPFVGPEDDPISTYFLAANRNKESITLDLKSDDGREVLTRLVRHGDVLIENFRPGVLARLGFTTEHLHELNPRLVVLSISGFGHDGPQGGRAGYDQIAQGEAGLMSITGPDADTPQRVGVPIGDLLAGMYGAYGVVAALHERARTGRGRVVRTSLLAAIVGAHAFQGTRYTVAGEVGRAQGNHHPSLSPYGLFHCADGDIQVACGSESLWRKLAEAFDIDPATPGMATNRERSVNRDQVTAALNAAFAAYPLEELLPRLAELGIPAGEVRTLDRVYDWEQTRSQGLVLDIDHPVLGPIEIPGPPIRLDDNPYAGGRAEHLAPPLLGQHNESIRAWLDAQDASAG, encoded by the coding sequence GTGAACGCACCGCTCGAGGACATCGTCGTCATCGACCTCTCGCGCGCCCTGGCCGGCCCGCATGCCGGAATGATGTTGGGAGACATGGGCGCTCGGGTCATCAAGGTCGAGACACCGGGCACCGGTGACGACACCCGGGGCTGGGGACCGCCCTTCGTCGGACCCGAGGACGACCCGATCTCGACGTACTTCCTCGCGGCCAACCGCAACAAGGAGTCGATCACCCTCGACCTCAAGTCCGACGACGGCCGTGAGGTCCTCACTCGGCTCGTGCGCCACGGCGACGTGCTCATCGAGAACTTCCGGCCCGGTGTCCTCGCCCGGCTCGGCTTCACGACCGAGCACCTGCACGAGCTCAACCCGCGGCTCGTCGTCCTGTCGATCAGCGGCTTCGGCCACGACGGGCCGCAGGGCGGGCGCGCGGGGTACGACCAGATCGCGCAGGGCGAGGCCGGCCTGATGTCGATCACCGGTCCCGATGCCGATACCCCCCAGCGGGTCGGCGTGCCGATCGGCGACCTGCTGGCCGGCATGTACGGCGCCTACGGTGTCGTCGCGGCGCTGCACGAGCGCGCCCGCACCGGACGCGGCCGGGTCGTGCGCACCTCGCTGCTCGCCGCCATCGTCGGGGCGCACGCGTTCCAGGGCACCCGCTACACCGTCGCCGGCGAGGTCGGCCGCGCCCAGGGCAACCACCACCCGTCGCTGTCGCCTTATGGGCTGTTCCACTGCGCTGACGGCGACATCCAGGTGGCCTGCGGCAGCGAGTCGCTATGGCGCAAGCTCGCCGAGGCGTTCGACATCGACCCCGCCACCCCTGGGATGGCCACCAACCGTGAACGCAGCGTCAACCGCGACCAGGTGACCGCGGCCCTCAATGCCGCGTTCGCGGCATACCCCCTCGAGGAGCTGTTGCCCCGGCTGGCCGAGCTCGGCATCCCGGCCGGTGAGGTGCGCACCCTCGACCGCGTCTACGACTGGGAGCAGACCCGCTCGCAGGGGCTCGTGCTCGACATCGACCACCCGGTGCTCGGTCCCATCGAGATCCCCGGGCCGCCGATCCGCCTCGACGACAACCCGTATGCCGGTGGGCGGGCCGAGCACCTCGCCCCGCCGCTGCTGGGCCAGCACAACGAGAGCATCCGCGCGTGGCTGGACGCACAGGACGCCAGCGCGGGCTGA
- a CDS encoding hydantoinase B/oxoprolinase family protein, with protein sequence MTTHADAPVNPAGLPTAYEHGGRLTAEGTTVDPILVEIVQGTLASVEMEVETAIARTSRSPMIRDAHDFRAGIHDRQLRKLTGRSYSALVHPIVRDFPLDEMAEGDVFFHNDVYESEGGIGHLPDLCVTVPVFCDGEVVAFVQAFGHHDDIGGACPGSMPSGATSVFEEGLSVPPIKLWDKGVPNKAALRIMTRNSRMPDSLAADLDAECSACLMGARRLSELFARYGRDTIEAAFDTILDQTTQTYRREILSKIPDGTYVWEDYAEHDGVDDPRLHTQRITLTKTSDDGGRLIIDFTGTAPQAKGPINHCGDYVGGNFLKKWLAPILRNLADTPERMAELDVNEGIVPLIEMRFPEKGTLLTPIFPAPTNARTFVILRLLGVLAGVVAKAVDGKMPADQETIRYTGVYGKDRDGQDYLMREVLGGGSGGRYYADGEDTIHVVPDSRNLPTEFTESRFPFVVERLGLAVDSGGAGRYRGGLGYEKQIRMLKDAHFMSIADRSILACWGVKGGKAGMPFSVTIDVGGPNEREVDALADAEPVLAGQVIRIRTTGGGGWGDPLERPYAEVERDLRWGKVSFEGARTAYGVVASGTKDEPVIDEAASDALRAQLRDARPSEEPFFDRGPGYARLAEGRTAAEVDWL encoded by the coding sequence GTGACCACCCACGCAGACGCGCCCGTGAACCCCGCCGGCCTGCCCACGGCATACGAGCACGGCGGCCGGCTCACCGCCGAGGGGACGACGGTCGACCCGATCCTCGTGGAGATCGTCCAGGGCACCCTCGCGAGTGTGGAGATGGAGGTGGAGACCGCCATCGCGCGCACGAGCCGCTCCCCCATGATCCGCGACGCGCACGACTTCCGCGCCGGCATCCACGACCGCCAGCTGCGCAAGCTCACGGGACGGTCGTACTCGGCGCTGGTCCACCCCATCGTGCGCGACTTCCCGCTCGACGAGATGGCCGAGGGTGATGTCTTCTTCCACAACGACGTCTACGAGTCCGAGGGCGGGATCGGCCACCTGCCCGACCTGTGCGTGACCGTTCCGGTGTTCTGCGACGGCGAGGTGGTGGCGTTCGTCCAGGCGTTCGGACACCACGACGACATCGGCGGGGCGTGCCCGGGATCGATGCCGAGCGGCGCCACGAGCGTCTTCGAGGAGGGTCTGTCCGTCCCCCCGATCAAGCTGTGGGACAAGGGCGTTCCCAACAAGGCGGCCTTGCGCATCATGACCCGCAACTCGCGCATGCCCGACTCGCTGGCGGCCGATCTCGACGCCGAGTGCTCGGCCTGCCTGATGGGCGCGCGCCGCCTCTCGGAGCTGTTCGCCCGCTACGGCCGCGACACGATCGAGGCGGCCTTCGACACCATCCTCGACCAGACCACCCAGACCTACCGCCGCGAGATCCTCTCGAAGATCCCCGACGGCACCTACGTCTGGGAGGACTACGCCGAGCACGACGGCGTCGACGACCCCCGGCTGCACACCCAGCGCATCACGCTGACCAAGACCAGCGACGACGGTGGCCGGCTCATCATCGACTTCACCGGGACGGCGCCGCAGGCCAAGGGCCCGATCAACCACTGCGGCGACTACGTCGGCGGCAACTTCCTCAAGAAGTGGCTCGCGCCCATCCTGCGCAACCTCGCCGACACCCCGGAGCGGATGGCCGAGCTCGACGTCAACGAGGGCATCGTCCCCCTCATCGAGATGCGCTTCCCCGAGAAGGGGACGCTGCTCACGCCGATCTTCCCGGCGCCGACGAACGCCCGGACCTTCGTCATCCTGAGGCTGCTCGGGGTGCTGGCCGGCGTCGTCGCCAAGGCCGTCGACGGCAAGATGCCCGCCGACCAGGAGACCATCCGGTACACCGGCGTCTACGGCAAGGACCGCGACGGCCAGGACTACCTGATGCGCGAGGTGCTCGGCGGCGGCTCGGGTGGGCGGTACTACGCCGACGGCGAGGACACCATCCACGTCGTGCCGGACTCGCGCAACCTGCCGACCGAGTTCACCGAGAGCCGCTTCCCGTTCGTCGTCGAGCGCCTCGGGCTCGCCGTCGACTCCGGCGGCGCGGGGCGCTACCGCGGCGGGCTGGGCTACGAGAAGCAGATCCGCATGCTCAAGGACGCCCACTTCATGTCGATCGCCGACCGCTCGATCCTCGCCTGCTGGGGAGTCAAGGGCGGCAAGGCCGGTATGCCGTTCAGCGTCACCATCGACGTGGGGGGCCCGAACGAGCGCGAGGTCGACGCCCTGGCCGACGCCGAGCCGGTGCTGGCTGGACAGGTCATCCGGATCCGCACGACTGGTGGCGGCGGCTGGGGCGATCCGCTCGAGCGTCCCTACGCCGAGGTCGAGCGCGACCTGCGCTGGGGCAAGGTCTCCTTCGAGGGTGCGCGCACGGCATACGGCGTGGTGGCCTCGGGCACCAAGGACGAGCCGGTGATCGACGAGGCCGCGTCCGACGCGCTGCGGGCGCAGCTGCGCGACGCCCGCCCGAGCGAGGAGCCGTTCTTCGACCGCGGGCCAGGCTACGCACGGCTCGCCGAGGGCAGGACGGCCGCCGAGGTGGACTGGCTGTGA
- a CDS encoding hydantoinase/oxoprolinase family protein, whose product MEQRRIRIGIDTGGTFTDVVALDEGTGELVTTKTPSTPSNPADGFINGVTKVLDLMGAPGADISAVSHGTTVATNKLLEGKVERLGFITTEGYEFMLEIARQAVPDGYGNSYFWVKPPRIVPADAVRTVGGRMDFQGNEIRPFDEETAVAAARWFKNRGITTLGVCFLHSYANDAHERAMREVLRREHPEAIVSISSEVLREYREYERSMTTLVDAAVKPNVSRYVANIHTRLEDFAPGIPFYIMKSNGGVLSADEVVHQPITTVLSGPAAGALGAGLIAKRAGFSKVLTCDGGGTSTDVSVVLDGEPTLTTEGTVGAYPSKIPMIDVVTVGAGGGSIAWISPEGMLKVGPQSAGADPGPLCYAKGGTEPTITDAHVVLGRIPPHLLGGEIPLDVDAARAGIDALADRLGIDPVHCATGILEISAWNQANALRQVSVKRGLDVRDFMLTTFGGSGSLLACRLVDILDLAGVVVPQNPGNVSAFGLLTVDVKNDYVQTMVAKHQSLDYAAVQKTFDELADKAANALDGEGFPRDEHRYSRTVDLRYFGQAFEVRVAAPDGQTIDAAYADQVAEAFHAEHRALYGYDFRDDPTQQVEWVNLRVTGVGPITRPELREVARAEGGALLADRALKLTRPVCFDAELAYADTPVYWRPDLRSGDTLQGPAVIEEFGSTVPVHPGFTVRVDALGNLVITKEA is encoded by the coding sequence ATGGAGCAGCGACGGATCAGGATCGGGATCGACACCGGGGGAACCTTCACCGACGTGGTGGCCCTGGACGAGGGCACCGGCGAGCTGGTCACCACCAAGACGCCGTCGACGCCGAGCAACCCGGCGGACGGGTTCATCAACGGGGTCACCAAGGTGCTCGACCTCATGGGCGCCCCCGGTGCGGACATCAGTGCGGTCAGCCACGGCACCACCGTCGCCACCAACAAGCTGCTCGAGGGCAAGGTGGAGCGGCTCGGGTTCATCACGACCGAGGGTTATGAGTTCATGCTCGAGATCGCCCGGCAGGCGGTCCCCGACGGCTACGGCAACTCCTACTTCTGGGTCAAGCCGCCCCGCATCGTGCCTGCAGACGCCGTCCGCACCGTCGGTGGCCGGATGGACTTCCAGGGCAACGAGATCCGGCCCTTCGACGAGGAGACCGCCGTGGCAGCGGCCCGGTGGTTCAAGAACCGCGGCATCACCACCCTCGGCGTCTGCTTCCTGCACTCGTACGCCAACGACGCCCACGAGCGGGCGATGCGCGAGGTTCTTCGCCGCGAGCACCCCGAGGCCATCGTGTCGATCTCCAGCGAGGTGCTGCGCGAGTACCGCGAGTACGAGCGGTCGATGACGACCCTGGTCGACGCTGCGGTGAAGCCCAACGTCAGCCGCTACGTCGCGAACATCCACACGCGCCTCGAGGACTTCGCGCCCGGCATCCCGTTCTACATCATGAAGTCCAACGGCGGCGTTCTGTCGGCCGACGAGGTCGTCCACCAGCCCATCACGACGGTCCTGTCGGGCCCGGCCGCCGGAGCCCTGGGCGCGGGCCTGATCGCGAAGCGCGCCGGCTTCTCCAAGGTGCTGACGTGTGATGGTGGTGGCACCTCGACAGACGTGTCGGTCGTGCTCGACGGCGAGCCCACGCTGACCACCGAGGGCACGGTCGGGGCGTACCCCAGCAAGATCCCCATGATCGACGTCGTCACCGTGGGCGCGGGCGGTGGTTCGATCGCGTGGATCTCGCCCGAGGGCATGCTCAAGGTCGGTCCTCAGTCCGCCGGCGCCGACCCGGGACCGCTCTGCTACGCCAAGGGGGGCACGGAGCCGACGATCACGGACGCCCACGTGGTCCTGGGCCGGATCCCCCCACACCTGCTCGGCGGCGAGATCCCCCTCGACGTCGACGCCGCGCGCGCCGGCATCGATGCCCTCGCCGACCGACTCGGCATCGACCCCGTCCACTGCGCGACCGGCATCCTCGAGATCTCGGCGTGGAACCAGGCCAACGCCTTGCGGCAGGTCTCGGTCAAGCGGGGCCTCGACGTGCGCGACTTCATGCTCACGACCTTCGGTGGGTCCGGGTCGCTGCTCGCTTGTCGCCTCGTCGACATCCTGGACCTCGCCGGCGTGGTCGTCCCGCAGAACCCCGGCAACGTGTCGGCGTTCGGGCTGCTCACCGTCGACGTCAAGAACGACTACGTCCAGACCATGGTCGCCAAGCACCAGTCACTCGACTACGCAGCCGTGCAGAAGACGTTCGACGAGCTGGCCGACAAGGCGGCGAACGCCCTTGATGGTGAAGGCTTCCCGCGTGACGAGCACCGCTACTCACGCACCGTCGACCTGCGCTACTTCGGCCAGGCCTTCGAGGTGCGCGTCGCCGCCCCCGACGGCCAGACGATCGACGCGGCGTATGCCGACCAGGTCGCCGAAGCGTTCCACGCGGAGCACCGCGCGTTGTACGGCTACGACTTCCGTGACGACCCGACGCAACAGGTCGAGTGGGTGAACCTCCGGGTGACCGGCGTCGGGCCGATCACCCGCCCCGAGCTGCGCGAGGTCGCCCGGGCCGAGGGGGGCGCACTGCTCGCCGACCGGGCCCTGAAGCTCACCCGCCCGGTGTGCTTCGACGCCGAGCTGGCCTACGCCGACACGCCCGTCTACTGGCGCCCAGATCTGCGGTCCGGCGACACCCTCCAGGGCCCGGCCGTCATCGAGGAGTTCGGCTCCACCGTCCCCGTCCACCCCGGCTTCACCGTCCGCGTCGACGCGCTGGGCAACCTCGTCATCACCAAGGAGGCCTGA
- a CDS encoding carbon-nitrogen hydrolase family protein yields the protein MRAFTAAAVQLAPAPGPLSAETVRKNLDKCVDFTRRCVDATGAELVVLPESATTGFTPDCSTDELWDLVSEIPGPVTEPVQAVARDLGVYVVLGTYERGPERGTVYNSSVLIDRSGDVMGVYRKTHPFCTEHVDGGGWVTPGATVTVCDTDLGRIGMIICFDGDYPELSRIQAVQGAEVICRPSALLRSADIWELTSRARAYDNHVFVIGANATGVDAAGVLYFGNSHIVTPTAHIVAKAASHEGWVSARLDPDTALASLTPGSNVSQGFDHLRDRNLDLIRGYRDDLERPAQTSFPH from the coding sequence ATGCGCGCTTTCACCGCTGCCGCCGTGCAGCTCGCTCCAGCACCCGGGCCGTTGTCTGCCGAGACGGTGCGCAAGAACCTCGACAAGTGCGTCGACTTCACCCGGCGCTGCGTGGACGCCACGGGCGCCGAGCTGGTGGTTCTCCCGGAGTCGGCGACGACCGGCTTCACCCCCGACTGCTCCACCGACGAGCTGTGGGACCTGGTGTCCGAGATCCCCGGCCCCGTGACCGAGCCGGTCCAGGCCGTCGCCCGCGACCTGGGGGTGTACGTCGTCCTCGGCACCTACGAGCGCGGACCTGAGCGGGGCACCGTCTACAACTCCTCGGTGCTCATCGACCGGTCCGGCGACGTGATGGGCGTCTACCGCAAGACCCACCCGTTCTGCACCGAGCACGTCGACGGCGGCGGCTGGGTGACCCCGGGCGCCACGGTCACGGTCTGCGACACCGACCTGGGCCGGATCGGCATGATCATCTGCTTCGACGGCGACTACCCCGAGCTCTCCCGGATCCAGGCCGTGCAAGGCGCCGAGGTGATCTGCCGCCCGTCGGCCCTGCTGCGGTCCGCCGACATCTGGGAGCTCACCTCGCGGGCCCGGGCCTACGACAACCACGTGTTCGTCATCGGCGCGAACGCCACCGGGGTCGATGCGGCCGGCGTGCTCTACTTCGGCAACTCGCACATCGTCACGCCCACGGCGCACATCGTCGCCAAGGCCGCGTCGCACGAGGGCTGGGTCTCGGCGCGACTCGACCCCGACACCGCGCTCGCCTCGCTGACGCCGGGCTCGAATGTCAGCCAGGGATTCGACCACCTGCGCGACCGCAACCTCGACCTCATCCGCGGCTACCGCGACGACCTCGAGCGCCCCGCGCAGACCTCCTTCCCCCACTGA
- a CDS encoding carbon monoxide dehydrogenase subunit G, translating to MKISGSATLTSNPQQVWDAFHDPAVLGRCLPGCESLTELGPDRYAMTVTAGVAAIKGTYDGTVALLNPEHPTQFTMKATGAGGPGTVDADVVVRLSPSAAGGTDLTYDADAAVGGMIGGVGQRMLAGVTKKMAGQFFEAVDNDIAGVRKEKKPKTPVTGEVPTGSKPIEGVGTSVAAFTGRQFGWGVLTGGAIALAGVIVGWAIGGR from the coding sequence ATGAAGATCTCTGGCTCCGCCACCCTGACGTCGAACCCCCAGCAGGTGTGGGACGCGTTCCACGACCCCGCCGTCCTGGGCCGCTGCCTGCCGGGCTGCGAGTCGCTCACCGAGCTCGGGCCGGACCGCTACGCGATGACCGTCACGGCCGGTGTCGCCGCGATCAAGGGCACCTACGACGGCACGGTGGCGCTGCTCAACCCCGAGCACCCGACCCAGTTCACGATGAAGGCCACCGGCGCCGGCGGCCCCGGCACCGTCGACGCCGACGTGGTCGTGCGGTTGAGCCCCTCAGCGGCCGGTGGCACCGACCTCACGTACGACGCCGACGCAGCCGTGGGCGGCATGATCGGCGGCGTCGGGCAGCGCATGCTGGCCGGTGTCACCAAGAAGATGGCCGGCCAGTTCTTCGAGGCCGTGGACAACGACATCGCAGGGGTTCGCAAGGAGAAGAAGCCCAAGACGCCAGTCACCGGGGAAGTCCCCACCGGCTCCAAGCCGATCGAAGGTGTGGGGACGTCGGTCGCGGCCTTCACCGGCCGTCAGTTCGGCTGGGGTGTGCTGACGGGCGGGGCGATCGCCCTGGCCGGGGTTATCGTGGGTTGGGCGATCGGAGGACGTTGA
- the cutA gene encoding aerobic carbon-monoxide dehydrogenase large subunit, which produces MTTKMFGAPIRRKEDPRLVTGGGRYLDDLGHGALAAAFVRSPHAHARIVDIDVSGALEVDGLVAIYTHEDLPGRVGEPLPLLIPHPALTHGRTPYALAKDEVNHVGEPVVMVVARDRYLAEDVCQRIRVDYEPLAPVVGIERARDGAELVHPDVPGNVAAHLVQQNGDVEEALAGAPHVLDLDLSIERSACMPMEGKGVLARWDPEKAELRIFSSTQTSTGVRAAVAAKLDLPLAKVECIAPDVGGGFGVKIMHPWPEEILVPWAAKTLGQQVKWTEDRREHFISSAHERGQLHQVRVGFDDDGRLLGLDVKFWHDNGAYTPYGIIVPIITSTQLLGPYKPGAYRCEFWSLYTNTVLVTPYRGAGRPQGCFAMERTMDAIADYLGLDRAEVRSRNFILPEEMPWDHGLLFQDGRPLRYDSGDFPASLAKLKALVGWDDFAAYRAEAQAQGRKVGLGIGCYVEGTGVGPYEGGHIQIETSGRVNVSTGLTSQGQGHETSFAQIVAEELGVPIEDVFVTTGDTRRMPYAVGTFASRAAVMSGNAIALATRNVKAKALRIAADALEVAVEDLEIVDGVVQVKGAPGTQMSLGTVSVLSNPLRYAFDEAAKAATQFAGTTDLSKPPVADDDEPGLEGKDFYSPTQATFANGMHAAIVETDPVTAEIRILRYCVVHDCGTMINPMIVEGQVHGGVAQGVGGALYERMVYDESGQLLNASFMDFLMPYASEVPFIETDHLETPSPLNPLGIKGAGEAGCIPVTAVIASAIEDAEGFPITSMPISPVELWELRARHARGELPSLAHHAAYRTSEENQ; this is translated from the coding sequence GTGACGACGAAGATGTTCGGCGCGCCGATCCGCCGCAAGGAGGACCCGCGCCTGGTCACCGGCGGGGGACGCTACCTCGACGATCTCGGTCACGGCGCCCTGGCCGCTGCCTTCGTGCGCAGCCCGCACGCCCACGCGCGCATCGTCGACATCGACGTGAGCGGAGCGCTCGAGGTCGACGGCCTCGTGGCGATCTACACCCACGAGGACCTCCCGGGCCGGGTGGGCGAGCCGCTGCCGCTGCTCATCCCGCACCCGGCGCTCACCCACGGGCGCACCCCCTACGCGCTGGCCAAGGACGAGGTCAACCACGTCGGCGAGCCGGTCGTGATGGTGGTCGCCCGCGACCGCTACCTGGCCGAGGACGTGTGCCAGCGGATCAGGGTCGACTACGAGCCGCTGGCCCCGGTCGTGGGCATCGAGCGGGCACGGGACGGAGCCGAGCTCGTGCACCCGGACGTGCCGGGCAACGTGGCGGCGCACCTCGTCCAGCAGAACGGTGACGTCGAGGAGGCCCTCGCCGGCGCACCACACGTGCTCGACCTCGACCTGTCCATCGAACGCAGTGCCTGCATGCCGATGGAGGGCAAGGGTGTCCTCGCCCGCTGGGACCCCGAGAAGGCCGAGCTGCGCATCTTCTCCTCCACCCAGACCTCGACCGGCGTGCGCGCGGCCGTCGCGGCCAAGCTCGACCTGCCTCTGGCCAAGGTCGAGTGCATCGCGCCCGACGTGGGGGGCGGCTTCGGAGTGAAGATCATGCACCCGTGGCCCGAGGAGATCCTCGTTCCGTGGGCCGCGAAAACCCTTGGGCAGCAGGTGAAGTGGACCGAGGACCGGCGCGAGCACTTCATCTCCTCGGCGCACGAGCGCGGCCAGCTCCACCAGGTGCGGGTGGGCTTCGACGACGACGGGCGGCTGCTCGGTCTCGACGTGAAGTTCTGGCACGACAACGGCGCCTACACCCCCTACGGAATCATCGTCCCGATCATCACCTCGACCCAGCTGCTCGGCCCCTACAAGCCGGGTGCCTACCGCTGCGAGTTCTGGTCGCTCTACACGAACACCGTCCTCGTCACGCCGTACCGCGGCGCCGGGCGACCGCAGGGCTGTTTCGCGATGGAGCGCACGATGGACGCCATCGCGGACTACCTGGGCCTGGACCGCGCCGAGGTCCGGTCGCGCAACTTCATCCTGCCCGAGGAGATGCCGTGGGACCACGGCCTGCTCTTCCAGGACGGGCGGCCGCTGCGCTACGACTCGGGCGACTTCCCGGCATCCCTGGCCAAGCTCAAGGCGCTGGTGGGCTGGGACGACTTCGCGGCATACCGCGCGGAGGCGCAGGCGCAAGGCCGCAAGGTCGGCCTGGGCATCGGGTGCTACGTCGAGGGCACCGGCGTGGGCCCCTACGAGGGCGGCCACATCCAGATCGAGACCAGCGGTCGGGTCAACGTCTCGACCGGTCTCACCTCCCAGGGCCAGGGCCACGAGACGTCCTTCGCCCAGATCGTGGCGGAGGAGCTCGGCGTGCCGATCGAGGACGTGTTCGTCACCACCGGCGACACCCGCCGGATGCCGTATGCCGTGGGCACGTTCGCCTCCCGCGCGGCGGTGATGAGTGGCAACGCGATCGCGCTCGCCACCCGCAACGTCAAGGCCAAGGCCCTGCGCATCGCCGCCGACGCCCTCGAGGTGGCGGTGGAGGACCTCGAGATCGTCGACGGCGTGGTCCAGGTGAAGGGCGCTCCCGGCACCCAGATGTCCCTCGGCACCGTCTCGGTGCTCTCCAACCCGCTGCGCTACGCGTTCGACGAGGCGGCCAAGGCAGCCACCCAGTTCGCGGGCACGACCGACCTGTCCAAGCCGCCGGTCGCCGACGACGACGAGCCCGGCCTCGAGGGCAAGGACTTCTACTCACCGACCCAGGCGACCTTCGCCAACGGGATGCACGCCGCCATCGTCGAGACGGACCCGGTGACCGCCGAGATCCGGATCCTGCGCTACTGCGTGGTCCACGACTGCGGGACGATGATCAACCCGATGATCGTCGAGGGCCAGGTGCACGGCGGCGTGGCCCAGGGTGTGGGCGGCGCCCTCTACGAGCGGATGGTCTACGACGAGTCGGGGCAGCTGCTCAACGCGTCGTTCATGGACTTCCTCATGCCCTACGCCTCCGAGGTCCCGTTCATCGAGACCGACCACCTCGAGACGCCGTCGCCACTGAACCCCTTGGGCATCAAGGGCGCTGGCGAGGCGGGGTGCATCCCGGTGACGGCCGTCATCGCCTCGGCCATCGAGGACGCCGAGGGCTTCCCGATCACGTCGATGCCGATATCCCCTGTCGAGCTCTGGGAGCTCCGCGCGCGCCACGCGCGCGGCGAGCTGCCCTCGCTCGCCCACCACGCGGCATACCGCACCAGCGAGGAGAACCAATGA
- a CDS encoding (2Fe-2S)-binding protein, whose product MSEPTTEELLDITLTVNGVRRQAQAPARRLLSDFLRHDLQLTGTHVGCEHGVCGACTVLVDGAPMRSCLMFAVTAQAHAITTVEGLGTIEAMGPVQQAFTECHGLQCGFCTPGFLTTITAYLEENPEPTEHEAREAISGNLCRCTGYQNIVKSVLRAAEIRRERAAGTRP is encoded by the coding sequence ATGAGCGAGCCGACCACGGAGGAACTGCTGGACATCACCCTCACCGTCAACGGGGTGCGGCGCCAGGCCCAGGCCCCGGCCCGGCGGCTGCTGTCCGACTTCCTCCGGCACGACCTGCAGCTCACCGGCACCCACGTCGGGTGCGAGCACGGCGTCTGCGGTGCCTGCACGGTGCTCGTCGACGGCGCGCCCATGCGCTCCTGCCTGATGTTCGCCGTGACCGCGCAGGCGCACGCCATCACCACGGTCGAGGGGCTGGGCACCATCGAGGCCATGGGACCGGTCCAGCAGGCGTTCACCGAGTGCCACGGGCTGCAGTGCGGCTTCTGCACGCCCGGCTTCCTCACGACCATCACGGCATACCTCGAGGAGAACCCCGAGCCGACCGAGCACGAGGCCCGCGAGGCCATCTCGGGCAACCTGTGCCGCTGCACGGGCTACCAGAACATCGTCAAGTCCGTGCTGCGGGCGGCCGAGATCCGCCGCGAGCGGGCAGCGGGGACCCGACCGTGA
- a CDS encoding xanthine dehydrogenase family protein subunit M, with protein MKPAPFVHHAPRSVEEAAATLAQVGHDGKVLAGGQSLIPILNMRLASPAHLVDINQVAGLAEVTLTPEAVRVGALVRHARLEHHPEAYAALPLLRQALTHVAHPVIRNRGTTVGSIAHADAAGEMPAVLALTGGVVEAVSTAGTRDIDATDFFLGALETSLAEDELVVAVRFPRFATGTGTAFLERARRHGDYAMAGVAAAVQVVDGAVRDARLSFVSVTDVPRVVDVTDQVRGHEADGLDWRAVAPTVRDQIEPEGDIHATAEYRAMLAIELARLALDEATAKSVAAQYDSAAERGIAR; from the coding sequence GTGAAGCCCGCACCGTTCGTGCACCACGCACCGCGCTCCGTCGAGGAGGCCGCCGCGACGCTCGCGCAGGTCGGACACGACGGCAAGGTGCTCGCGGGCGGCCAGAGCCTGATCCCCATCCTCAACATGCGCCTGGCCTCCCCCGCCCACCTCGTCGACATCAACCAGGTGGCCGGTCTGGCGGAGGTGACCCTCACCCCTGAGGCGGTGCGCGTCGGGGCCTTGGTTCGCCACGCAAGGCTCGAGCACCACCCCGAGGCGTATGCCGCCCTGCCGCTGCTGCGCCAGGCGCTCACCCACGTGGCCCATCCGGTCATCCGGAACCGCGGCACCACGGTGGGGTCGATCGCGCACGCCGACGCCGCCGGCGAGATGCCCGCGGTGCTGGCCCTCACCGGCGGTGTCGTCGAGGCGGTCTCGACGGCCGGCACCCGCGACATCGACGCCACCGACTTCTTCCTCGGCGCGCTCGAGACCTCACTCGCGGAGGACGAGCTCGTCGTCGCCGTCCGTTTCCCGCGCTTTGCCACGGGGACCGGCACCGCCTTCCTCGAGCGGGCCCGCCGGCACGGTGACTACGCGATGGCCGGCGTCGCCGCGGCGGTCCAGGTGGTCGACGGGGCAGTCCGCGACGCACGGCTGTCGTTCGTCTCGGTGACCGACGTCCCCCGCGTGGTCGACGTGACCGACCAGGTCCGCGGCCACGAGGCCGACGGGCTCGACTGGAGGGCCGTCGCGCCGACCGTGCGTGACCAGATCGAACCCGAGGGCGACATCCACGCCACGGCGGAGTACCGCGCGATGCTCGCGATCGAGCTGGCCCGTCTTGCCCTTGACGAGGCCACCGCGAAATCCGTTGCCGCACAATACGACTCAGCCGCAGAGAGGGGCATCGCCCGATGA